A genomic window from Candidatus Kouleothrix ribensis includes:
- the gyrA gene encoding DNA gyrase subunit A produces the protein MEIGIVRPVSINDEMRTAYLEYAMSVIVSRALPDSRDGLKPVQARILYGMWDMGIRHSTPYKKCARIVGDVLGKMHPHGDTAVYDALARLAQPWNMRYPLIDGQGNFGSVDGDPPAAMRYTEARLSAIAEELLFDIDKNTVDFRDNFDGTFKEPTVLPARLPNLLLNGAAGIAVGMATNIPPHNLTELCDAIMHLIDNPDATVEDLIKIVPGPDFPTAGMILGAEGITNAYSTGRGHITLRAKAHIEEAARSAYNIVVTELPYQVNKARLQERIAEMAKERKIEGVRDVRDESDRSGMRLVIILKQDAQPKKVLNALYKHTQMQTTFGVNMLALVEGGLQPRVLTLKRMLQEHIEHRREVIRRRTEFDLAKARARAHILEGLKIALDNLDEVIRMIRESRNADSARNNLMRNFKLSELQAQAILEMQLRRLAALERRKIEEEYKEVIKLIAELEDILANPRKVLHLIKADLQYLKEKYGDERRTRIIPDAHGEVSDEDLIPDVKVLVTLTERGYVKRINADTYRTQRRGGRGIKGMVTREQDVVRHILTCMTMDDLLFFTDRGKVYQLKAHEVPDAGRTAKGLPLVNLISLEPGEQVTSILAVPDFDEAEYLIMATQRGKIKRTILKEYSQVRSNGLIAIGLEEGDLLGWVSMTHGHEDVLLTTTRGQTIRFRQDEVRPMGRPASGVIGINLADDDRVIGMDLVQANGALLVITTNGFGKRTLLDEYPPKGRGTGGVITIKLRASDSVAAARVVYESSLLTFITTGGTVMRCPAEEISQLGRSTQGVTILNVVKNDHVAALSVEEPGDEDERSLNVLITMNGDGEGANGK, from the coding sequence ATGGAGATCGGGATCGTTCGTCCGGTCAGTATCAACGACGAGATGCGCACGGCCTACCTGGAATACGCCATGAGCGTGATCGTATCGCGTGCGCTGCCCGACTCGCGCGATGGGCTCAAGCCAGTCCAGGCTCGTATTTTGTATGGCATGTGGGATATGGGCATCCGGCATAGCACGCCATACAAGAAGTGCGCGCGTATTGTTGGTGATGTGCTTGGTAAGATGCACCCGCATGGCGATACGGCCGTGTACGATGCGCTGGCGCGCCTGGCGCAGCCCTGGAACATGCGCTACCCGCTGATCGATGGCCAGGGCAATTTCGGCAGCGTCGACGGCGACCCGCCTGCGGCGATGCGCTACACCGAGGCACGCCTATCGGCGATTGCTGAAGAGCTGCTGTTCGACATCGACAAGAACACCGTCGACTTCCGCGATAACTTCGATGGCACGTTTAAAGAGCCAACAGTGCTGCCTGCCCGGCTGCCGAACCTGCTGCTGAACGGCGCGGCCGGCATCGCCGTGGGCATGGCCACGAATATCCCGCCGCACAACCTGACTGAGCTGTGCGATGCGATCATGCACCTGATCGACAACCCCGACGCCACTGTCGAAGATCTGATCAAGATCGTCCCAGGCCCCGACTTCCCCACCGCCGGTATGATCCTGGGCGCCGAGGGGATCACCAATGCCTACAGCACCGGGCGCGGGCATATCACACTGCGCGCTAAGGCGCATATTGAAGAGGCTGCCCGCAGCGCCTATAACATTGTCGTCACCGAGCTGCCCTACCAGGTGAACAAGGCCCGCCTGCAAGAGCGCATTGCCGAGATGGCCAAAGAGCGCAAGATCGAGGGCGTGCGCGACGTGCGCGACGAGTCCGATCGCAGCGGTATGCGCCTGGTGATCATTCTGAAGCAGGATGCCCAGCCGAAGAAGGTGCTTAACGCGCTGTATAAGCACACCCAGATGCAGACGACATTCGGCGTCAATATGCTGGCGCTGGTCGAGGGTGGGCTACAGCCGCGCGTGCTCACGCTCAAGCGTATGCTTCAAGAGCATATCGAGCATCGCCGCGAGGTGATCCGCCGGCGTACCGAGTTCGATCTGGCCAAGGCCCGCGCACGCGCGCATATCTTAGAGGGCCTCAAGATCGCGCTCGACAACCTCGACGAAGTGATCCGTATGATCCGCGAGTCGCGCAATGCCGATAGCGCACGCAACAACCTCATGCGCAACTTCAAGCTCAGCGAGTTGCAGGCCCAGGCCATCCTCGAGATGCAGCTGCGCCGCCTGGCTGCGCTCGAGCGTAGGAAGATCGAGGAAGAGTATAAAGAGGTGATCAAGCTGATCGCCGAGCTGGAAGATATTCTGGCGAACCCGCGCAAGGTGCTGCACTTGATCAAGGCCGATTTGCAATACCTCAAAGAGAAATATGGCGACGAGCGCCGCACCCGGATCATCCCCGACGCGCATGGCGAGGTCAGCGACGAAGACCTGATCCCCGATGTTAAGGTGCTGGTCACACTGACCGAGCGTGGCTATGTCAAGCGTATCAACGCCGACACCTACCGTACTCAGCGGCGCGGCGGGCGCGGCATCAAGGGCATGGTTACCCGCGAGCAAGACGTGGTGCGCCACATCCTTACCTGCATGACCATGGACGACCTGCTGTTCTTCACTGATCGCGGCAAGGTCTACCAGCTTAAGGCGCACGAGGTGCCGGATGCCGGCCGTACGGCCAAGGGCCTGCCGCTGGTCAACTTGATCTCGCTCGAGCCTGGCGAGCAGGTTACTTCCATCCTCGCGGTACCCGATTTCGACGAGGCCGAATATCTGATCATGGCCACACAGCGCGGCAAGATCAAGCGCACCATCCTCAAAGAGTACAGCCAGGTGCGCTCGAATGGCCTGATCGCGATCGGCCTCGAGGAAGGCGACTTGCTCGGCTGGGTGTCGATGACGCACGGCCACGAGGATGTGCTGCTCACCACCACCCGTGGCCAGACCATCCGATTCCGGCAGGATGAGGTTCGCCCCATGGGCCGGCCGGCCAGTGGCGTGATCGGCATTAACCTGGCCGACGATGATCGCGTGATTGGCATGGATCTGGTGCAGGCCAACGGCGCGCTGCTGGTGATCACCACCAATGGCTTCGGCAAGCGCACGCTGCTCGATGAGTACCCGCCCAAGGGCCGCGGCACCGGCGGCGTGATTACGATCAAGCTACGCGCGAGCGACTCGGTTGCCGCTGCGCGCGTGGTATACGAATCGTCGCTGCTCACGTTCATTACTACCGGTGGCACGGTGATGCGCTGCCCGGCCGAAGAGATCTCGCAGCTCGGCCGTTCGACCCAGGGTGTGACGATCCTGAACGTGGTGAAAAACGATCACGTGGCGGCCCTGTCGGTCGAGGAGCCAGGCGATGAGGATGAGCGCAGCCTGAATGTGCTGATCACGATGAATGGCGATGGCGAAGGCGCGAACGGTAAGTAG
- a CDS encoding response regulator, translating to MMSTLATPEQADRPIPRLLIVEDDTNVRDFCVRLLRMNGYQVVAAENGRAALSRLSETQYDLVFTDLQMPEMGGMELLHELRQHYPDTDAIVFTAHATVETARQALKLGAFDYLTKPVTVDDLERTVSRAVEWRRVRQEKQRLSEMVALHEMSQAFTSTLDTATAVREIVRMLWRRFSPQALSLSLLHPEDSELELLAQRGAAIDRAPNSRVPVRGYDARAILGAHIELVGEECSLPGPSHLARITLRTNDRPVGILQLSRAADQPGFDTDDRTLLNVCAAHIAASIDNGRLYQQLKDQNLQTIAALAAAIDARDPYTAGHSEQVRRYAVRLGEVLGLSLQRIEYIHYGALLHDIGKIGIRDYILLKPGQLSEDEYAVMQTHPTIGADILRKIKALREVIPIIECHHERIDGRGYPRRLLGPHIQEEARIVSIADAYDAMTSDRAYRRAMAPDEAFRILTNGRGVHWDGNFVEVFIGMMRREGTGLLIARPRPPQLAVTGLLERPVVVDLAARD from the coding sequence ATCATGAGTACCCTAGCGACGCCGGAACAAGCAGACCGACCCATTCCGCGGCTATTGATCGTCGAAGACGATACCAATGTGCGCGATTTCTGTGTACGGCTGCTGCGTATGAATGGATATCAGGTTGTGGCTGCCGAGAACGGCCGGGCCGCGCTGAGCCGCCTGAGCGAGACGCAGTACGATCTGGTGTTCACCGATCTACAGATGCCCGAAATGGGTGGCATGGAGCTGCTGCACGAGCTGCGCCAGCACTACCCCGACACCGATGCGATTGTCTTCACCGCGCACGCGACCGTCGAGACGGCGCGCCAAGCGCTCAAGCTCGGCGCGTTCGACTACCTCACCAAGCCGGTGACAGTCGACGACCTCGAGCGTACTGTAAGCCGCGCCGTGGAATGGCGGCGGGTGCGGCAGGAGAAGCAGCGCCTTTCGGAGATGGTGGCGCTCCACGAGATGAGCCAGGCATTCACCTCGACGCTCGACACCGCCACTGCGGTGCGCGAGATCGTCCGAATGCTCTGGCGGCGCTTCTCGCCGCAGGCGCTATCGCTGTCGCTGCTGCATCCTGAAGACAGCGAGCTCGAGCTGCTGGCCCAGCGTGGTGCTGCAATCGACCGGGCGCCGAATAGCCGCGTACCCGTGCGCGGGTACGATGCGCGCGCAATCCTGGGCGCGCACATCGAACTGGTGGGCGAGGAGTGCAGCCTGCCCGGCCCAAGCCACCTGGCGCGGATCACGCTGCGCACGAACGATCGGCCGGTGGGCATTCTCCAGCTCTCACGGGCGGCCGATCAGCCCGGCTTCGACACCGACGATCGCACGTTGCTGAATGTGTGTGCCGCGCATATCGCTGCCTCGATCGATAATGGCCGGCTGTATCAGCAGTTGAAAGACCAGAATCTCCAGACGATTGCGGCACTGGCCGCTGCCATTGATGCGCGCGATCCCTACACTGCCGGGCACTCCGAGCAGGTACGGCGCTACGCGGTACGGCTAGGCGAGGTGCTGGGGCTATCGCTGCAGCGGATCGAGTATATCCACTATGGCGCACTGCTGCACGATATCGGCAAGATCGGCATCCGCGACTATATCTTGCTGAAGCCAGGGCAGTTGAGCGAAGATGAGTACGCAGTCATGCAGACTCACCCGACGATCGGGGCCGATATTCTGCGCAAGATCAAGGCCTTGCGTGAGGTCATCCCGATTATCGAGTGCCACCACGAGCGCATTGACGGGCGCGGCTACCCGCGGCGCCTGCTCGGCCCGCACATTCAGGAGGAGGCCCGGATCGTCTCGATCGCCGATGCCTACGACGCCATGACCTCGGATCGAGCCTACCGGCGCGCGATGGCGCCCGACGAGGCCTTCCGCATCCTAACCAACGGCCGTGGCGTACACTGGGATGGCAATTTCGTCGAGGTATTCATCGGGATGATGCGGCGCGAAGGCACTGGCCTGCTGATCGCACGGCCACGCCCACCGCAGTTAGCGGTGACTGGCCTGCTCGAGCGGCCGGTAGTGGTTGATCTCGCGGCGCGCGACTAA
- a CDS encoding GAF domain-containing protein translates to MQLIATLRELLPCTSIAVLIDDDAGIAIPAQYGIPALPPHLVITSESARLLERLRTTRQPLLIRRDEPFRPPLPAAGAAQLAWLAAPIDYDSQVFGYVSMAGTFEPGDELRAMVATRQAGLALEWATRWGTANLQSRRLRELSQRIRQAHDHDTALALIVDASIELTGATHCCIFANKQGRAVMLARRGYSPDEAALVQQIPPSLEHGLTGQAFQSRTPAQSNDIANDPDALPALASTRSQLIIPIASGNTSQGFIDLQSPQPFAFARLDAGLLASLGDLATIALEHKGTRARTTSNSETEIIAEHDLLLSSRLAVVTDLAAGVAHEINNPLTTILGYTHLLLRNQSLTQDTRNDIQHIMVEGQRIASLVERFLRFAQPSSSGKCPVPIGEPLLEALGLLRSRLQEVGIQLTLDIPATPPMVLGQAGQLEQAFLELLQNAIEAMSISGERQLNVQVAEQASWVRVAVADSGRGIRPDLLSRVFEPGFTTKVDKGISRGLGLGLYAVHTIAHDHWGRVEVHSQVGRGSTFTLCLPAI, encoded by the coding sequence GTGCAACTAATCGCCACGCTGCGTGAGCTACTCCCATGTACTAGTATCGCCGTCCTGATCGACGACGATGCTGGCATTGCCATACCAGCGCAGTATGGCATCCCCGCGCTGCCCCCACACCTCGTGATCACCAGCGAATCTGCGCGCCTGCTCGAGCGGCTCCGCACGACTCGGCAGCCGCTGCTGATTCGGCGCGACGAGCCATTCCGGCCGCCGCTACCGGCCGCCGGTGCCGCACAGCTGGCCTGGCTGGCCGCGCCGATCGACTACGACTCCCAGGTGTTCGGCTACGTGAGCATGGCCGGCACGTTCGAGCCGGGCGATGAGCTGCGCGCCATGGTGGCGACGCGCCAGGCCGGCCTGGCGCTCGAGTGGGCCACGCGCTGGGGCACCGCCAACCTCCAGAGCCGGCGGCTACGCGAACTCAGCCAGCGCATCCGCCAAGCACACGACCACGACACCGCGCTCGCGCTCATTGTCGATGCGTCGATCGAACTCACCGGCGCGACGCACTGCTGTATTTTCGCCAATAAGCAGGGCCGGGCGGTGATGTTAGCGCGGCGGGGCTACAGCCCCGACGAGGCCGCGCTGGTGCAGCAGATCCCGCCTAGCCTCGAGCATGGCCTGACCGGGCAGGCATTCCAAAGCCGCACCCCCGCGCAATCGAATGATATCGCGAATGACCCCGATGCATTGCCCGCGCTCGCCAGCACCCGATCGCAACTGATCATCCCGATCGCCTCGGGCAATACGAGCCAGGGGTTCATCGATCTTCAGTCGCCGCAGCCATTCGCTTTCGCCAGGCTCGACGCGGGCCTACTGGCATCACTAGGCGACCTGGCCACGATCGCGCTTGAGCACAAAGGTACCCGCGCACGCACCACCTCTAACAGCGAAACCGAGATTATCGCCGAGCACGACCTGCTCTTATCATCGCGGCTGGCGGTCGTCACCGATCTGGCAGCCGGGGTAGCGCACGAGATCAACAACCCGCTGACCACCATTCTAGGCTACACCCACCTGCTGCTGCGCAACCAATCGCTGACGCAAGATACGCGCAACGACATCCAGCACATTATGGTCGAAGGGCAGCGGATCGCCTCGCTCGTCGAGCGATTTCTACGCTTTGCGCAGCCATCCTCTAGCGGGAAGTGCCCGGTACCGATCGGCGAGCCGTTGCTCGAGGCGCTTGGGCTGCTCCGCAGCCGCCTCCAGGAGGTCGGCATCCAGCTGACACTCGACATCCCGGCAACTCCACCCATGGTGCTCGGCCAGGCCGGGCAGCTCGAACAAGCGTTCCTCGAGCTGCTACAGAACGCGATCGAGGCCATGAGCATCAGCGGCGAGCGCCAACTAAATGTACAGGTGGCCGAACAAGCCAGCTGGGTGCGGGTCGCAGTCGCCGACAGCGGGCGCGGCATCCGGCCCGATCTGCTCTCGCGCGTGTTCGAGCCAGGCTTCACCACCAAAGTCGACAAAGGCATCTCGCGCGGGCTAGGGCTGGGGCTGTACGCCGTACATACGATCGCGCACGACCACTGGGGCCGGGTCGAGGTACACAGCCAGGTTGGCCGCGGCAGCACCTTCACGCTCTGCCTGCCGGCAATTTAA
- a CDS encoding response regulator, which yields MSLPTSPAVTNGNAPSVLIVEDDAATRRLYKFMLTNGGYPVIEAEDGVAAIEQLQKHPCDLVITDMNMPRMDGMELIQAIRRDYGDLYVILITAFGTPDTEKQARKIGANDYLAKPFDFEELERRVRAFFEGRARHA from the coding sequence ATGTCATTGCCGACCAGCCCGGCCGTAACCAATGGCAACGCCCCTAGCGTTCTGATCGTGGAGGACGACGCCGCCACTCGCCGCCTTTACAAGTTCATGCTTACGAATGGTGGGTACCCGGTGATCGAGGCAGAAGACGGTGTCGCAGCGATCGAGCAGCTTCAGAAGCATCCCTGCGACCTGGTGATCACCGACATGAACATGCCGCGCATGGATGGCATGGAGCTGATTCAGGCGATCCGGCGCGACTATGGCGACCTGTATGTCATCCTGATCACAGCCTTTGGCACGCCCGACACCGAGAAGCAGGCGCGCAAGATCGGCGCCAACGATTACCTGGCTAAACCGTTCGACTTTGAGGAGCTAGAGCGTCGTGTCCGCGCCTTCTTCGAGGGGCGCGCCCGGCACGCGTAA
- a CDS encoding STAS domain-containing protein: MSNEVIHREEFGDVAVLHIMTTSVDTNSATAIEATATLTDMRPITVLDFGNVAFINSAGISALLKFVVSARKAGNKLFAMNVSPHHQKIFKMVEMSRFMPTIEERDLAAYR; this comes from the coding sequence ATGAGCAATGAAGTGATTCATCGCGAGGAGTTCGGCGATGTCGCTGTGCTCCATATTATGACGACGAGCGTCGACACCAACTCGGCAACTGCGATCGAGGCCACCGCAACCCTCACAGACATGCGGCCAATTACTGTGCTCGACTTCGGCAACGTGGCGTTCATCAACTCGGCCGGCATCTCGGCGCTGCTGAAGTTCGTGGTCTCGGCACGCAAGGCCGGCAATAAGCTGTTCGCTATGAATGTCAGCCCGCACCATCAGAAGATCTTCAAAATGGTCGAGATGTCGCGCTTCATGCCGACGATTGAGGAGCGCGATCTGGCGGCATACCGCTGA
- a CDS encoding ATP-binding protein: MERVLVNIPSNPIFERVVRASADELGQAIGLPPDRIEDLKLAVSEAVNNAIDHGNQREVAKLVEVIFILDNDKLEVRISDQGRGVEQIDFSRRIVEEQNLDSGMHRGFGMYLISSLVDDYEVRSSQHGTVMTLRLYRKDAPNEQ, encoded by the coding sequence ATGGAACGTGTGCTCGTAAACATCCCATCCAACCCAATCTTCGAGCGCGTGGTGCGTGCCAGCGCCGACGAACTCGGCCAGGCGATTGGGCTGCCGCCCGACCGAATCGAGGATCTCAAGCTGGCCGTCAGCGAGGCCGTGAATAATGCGATCGACCATGGCAACCAGCGCGAGGTTGCCAAGCTGGTCGAGGTCATCTTCATACTCGATAACGACAAGCTCGAGGTACGGATCAGCGACCAGGGCCGCGGAGTCGAGCAGATCGACTTCTCGCGCCGGATCGTCGAGGAGCAGAACCTCGACAGTGGGATGCACCGGGGTTTTGGTATGTACTTGATCAGCTCGCTGGTCGATGACTATGAAGTGCGCTCGTCGCAACATGGAACCGTTATGACATTACGACTATATCGGAAGGATGCGCCCAATGAGCAATGA
- a CDS encoding tetratricopeptide repeat protein — protein MTVNEPLNFMPLDLDTFTGSERFMAGTRLGAAFSQGIRAYLRAAYSDAIEHFKAALIAAYVEGEEQAQIFDRERAIIYLYIGNALAFQDDWEAALREYLEAVQTDPQLAEAHYNLGVAFAARGQLDRAISAFKEALEHNPKLYEAHFSLGRCYQRLDDAGRAYIHYDQACNARPQAAEPRYYMGLMHQDHGAHELAQRCFTEALRVEPTFISPEVQDGVLVTRSEEEVAQWYYRLSQDLKQQGYEEEAERIYRALLQWRPQEHHARYMLGNLLARARRLDSAMDEYRQVPPQDAHYVDARIRTSAILKLQRKLKEAYEVLFDCARLHPGNGKLFLNMGKLLYDMSKNSAAIRAFERSVQLLPRDPQAHYLLGFMYNAMGRENWALAAWRKAVELAPDAHSLRYDLGYMYMRRSRHDLAAREFEHVLQHWPEDVETNFMLGVCYKEMMEPARAVPLFEKVLRRNPRHTQSLYYLGASYLQIGNASLGKAYLRRYDHLTRQVEQTAAPQLAQQARARGMRAVGQQ, from the coding sequence ATGACCGTGAACGAACCGCTAAACTTCATGCCGCTCGATCTGGATACCTTCACTGGCAGCGAGCGCTTTATGGCCGGCACCCGGCTTGGCGCAGCATTCAGCCAGGGTATCCGTGCGTATCTGCGTGCCGCCTACAGCGATGCGATCGAGCACTTCAAGGCTGCCTTGATCGCCGCCTATGTCGAAGGTGAAGAACAGGCGCAGATTTTCGACCGCGAGCGTGCGATCATCTACCTGTATATCGGCAATGCGCTGGCATTCCAGGATGATTGGGAGGCCGCGCTACGCGAATACCTCGAGGCCGTGCAGACCGACCCGCAGCTGGCCGAGGCCCACTATAACCTGGGGGTGGCCTTCGCCGCGCGCGGCCAGCTCGATCGCGCGATTTCCGCGTTCAAAGAGGCGCTCGAGCACAACCCCAAGCTGTACGAGGCGCACTTCTCGCTCGGCCGCTGTTACCAGCGGCTCGACGATGCTGGCCGCGCGTATATTCACTACGACCAGGCCTGCAATGCGCGCCCACAGGCCGCCGAGCCACGCTACTACATGGGCCTGATGCACCAGGATCATGGCGCGCACGAACTGGCCCAACGCTGCTTCACCGAGGCACTGCGTGTCGAGCCAACCTTCATCTCGCCCGAGGTGCAAGACGGAGTGCTGGTGACCCGCTCGGAGGAAGAGGTGGCGCAGTGGTACTACCGCCTCAGCCAGGATCTCAAACAGCAGGGCTACGAAGAAGAGGCCGAGCGGATCTACCGTGCGCTGCTCCAATGGCGGCCGCAAGAGCACCACGCACGCTATATGCTCGGCAACCTGCTGGCACGTGCCCGCCGGCTCGACTCGGCCATGGACGAGTATCGGCAGGTGCCGCCGCAGGATGCCCACTACGTCGATGCTCGCATTCGCACCAGCGCGATCTTGAAGCTCCAGCGCAAACTGAAAGAGGCCTACGAGGTGTTGTTCGACTGTGCGCGGCTGCATCCCGGCAACGGCAAGTTGTTTTTGAATATGGGCAAGCTGCTCTACGATATGAGTAAGAATAGCGCGGCCATCCGCGCGTTCGAGCGCTCGGTGCAGCTGTTGCCGCGCGATCCGCAGGCACACTACTTGCTCGGCTTCATGTACAACGCCATGGGCCGCGAAAACTGGGCGCTGGCCGCCTGGCGCAAGGCCGTCGAGCTCGCACCCGATGCCCATTCGCTGCGCTACGACCTGGGCTACATGTATATGCGGCGCAGCCGGCACGATCTGGCCGCCCGCGAGTTCGAGCATGTGCTACAACATTGGCCCGAAGATGTCGAGACCAACTTCATGCTCGGTGTCTGCTACAAAGAGATGATGGAGCCAGCGCGGGCAGTTCCCTTGTTCGAGAAAGTGCTACGCCGCAACCCCCGCCATACCCAGTCGCTCTACTATCTTGGCGCGTCATACTTGCAGATCGGCAACGCCTCGCTTGGCAAGGCCTACCTGCGCCGGTACGACCACCTGACCCGGCAGGTCGAGCAGACTGCTGCACCGCAGCTGGCACAGCAGGCGCGCGCACGTGGTATGCGTGCCGTCGGGCAACAGTGA
- a CDS encoding serine/threonine-protein phosphatase has protein sequence MPKSQRQLYRRRHTTLLGHAHSAAPAPPRPRATPAAPAPVQNLDELRRQAEIEQDMRLARDIQQGLLLEAVPRLPGWEISAVSIPARDLGGDLYDFLPLAGGWHGIMIGDVSGKGLPAALRMAVARTVFRHAARRDEAPGTTLVGTNRGVLSEIPQGMVTMLYARLDIQRGELHIANAGHNYPVLINGQVSELELSGLPLGVDEECEYTETRAYIQPGNTVVLYTDGVVEAGPQDGDIYGYDRLEQMLQVNAHLKPRALMAALLHELRAWSGSEQADDITMVIIRRRLAAVGAELRSIADDVLEPARAEQIWQAVDLPAPAAPAEQWAELLPALVGQTQIRFGRGLARELNAQLRLALEEYR, from the coding sequence ATGCCGAAATCGCAGCGCCAGTTATATCGCCGTCGCCACACAACCCTGCTGGGTCACGCCCACAGCGCAGCGCCGGCGCCACCCCGGCCAAGAGCGACACCTGCCGCACCCGCGCCGGTGCAGAATCTCGACGAACTGCGCCGCCAGGCCGAGATCGAGCAAGACATGCGGCTGGCGCGCGATATCCAGCAGGGTCTGTTGCTCGAGGCTGTGCCGCGCTTACCGGGATGGGAGATCAGCGCTGTGTCGATCCCGGCGCGCGATCTGGGCGGTGATCTCTACGACTTTCTGCCGTTGGCGGGCGGCTGGCATGGGATCATGATCGGCGATGTGTCGGGCAAGGGCCTGCCGGCCGCCCTGCGCATGGCCGTAGCCCGTACCGTTTTTCGACACGCTGCCCGGCGCGATGAAGCACCCGGCACGACGCTGGTCGGCACCAACCGTGGCGTCCTATCGGAGATCCCCCAGGGCATGGTGACCATGCTCTACGCCCGGCTCGACATTCAGCGCGGCGAGCTACACATTGCCAACGCCGGGCACAATTACCCGGTGCTGATCAACGGCCAGGTCTCCGAGCTTGAGCTTTCGGGGCTGCCGCTAGGTGTCGACGAAGAGTGCGAGTATACCGAAACCCGTGCCTACATTCAGCCCGGCAATACTGTGGTGCTCTACACCGATGGCGTTGTCGAGGCCGGCCCGCAAGATGGCGATATCTATGGCTATGACCGGCTCGAGCAGATGCTGCAGGTCAATGCGCACCTGAAGCCGCGCGCGCTGATGGCGGCGCTGCTGCACGAGCTGCGCGCCTGGAGCGGCAGTGAGCAGGCCGACGACATCACCATGGTGATTATTCGCCGGCGGCTCGCCGCAGTTGGCGCCGAGCTGCGTAGCATCGCCGACGATGTGCTCGAGCCGGCCCGCGCCGAGCAGATCTGGCAGGCGGTCGACCTTCCTGCGCCGGCGGCGCCGGCCGAGCAGTGGGCCGAACTGCTGCCGGCACTGGTCGGTCAGACGCAAATTCGCTTCGGGCGCGGCCTGGCGCGCGAGCTGAACGCCCAGCTACGCCTGGCGCTGGAAGAATATCGTTGA